One part of the Lotus japonicus ecotype B-129 chromosome 2, LjGifu_v1.2 genome encodes these proteins:
- the LOC130736781 gene encoding uncharacterized protein LOC130736781 has translation MPPRQDPTNAQLAQAMAQLAQVVAQQANASVTMAAAQAQREAEEHARRAQRLERELNQDQVRMRTDFNRQNPPKFEGEVEPEKADLWIQELEKIFEALHTTDGEKVNLATFMLKGDAEYWWRSTRLLMTTNQVAITWDSFKTAFLNKYFPETARDDMENRFLRLKQGSMTVGEYAAKLESLSKYFRFFREQVDEGYLCNRFMIGLRDEIEESVRPLGVRVFQQLVEKSREVEVMKNRRGNRQESGGPIRSGQKQAGKTEKGRAGQKKPYQNATGRTSSTKVGAKTPREDVTCFKCNEKGHYANECGKEITCWKCQKTGHISTNCPDAPKAEPVLNTARGRRPVAKGRVFAVTGKQAEGVEDLIQGFTGVRELYRGGSKKR, from the exons ATGCCTCCTAGACAGGACCCAACTAACGCTCAGCTCGCTCAGGCCATGGCTCAATTGGCCCAAGTGGTGGCCCAGCAGGCCAATGCTAGTGTTACGATGGCCGCTGCCCAAGCTCAGAGAGAGGCTGAAGAACATGCCAGAAGGGCGCAGAGGTTGGAACGGGAGCTGAACCAGGATCAGGTCAGGATGAGAACTGATTTCAATCGGCAGAACCCGCCAAAGTTTGAAGGGGAAGTTGAACCCGAGaaagcggatctttggatcCAAGAGCTGGAAAAGATTTTTGAAGCTTTGCACACAACTGATGGAGAGAAGGTGAATCTCGCTACCTTCATGCTGAAAGGGGATgcagagtactggtggaggagcACCAGGCTGTTGATGACGACTAACCAGGTGGCTATTACCTGGGATTCATTCAAAACAGCTTTTCTGAACAAGTACTTTCCAGAGACTGCAAGAGATGATATGGAGAACCGTTTCCTCAGactgaaacaaggaagcatgactGTTGGGGAATATGCAGCCAAGCTGGAGAGTCTGTCGAAGTACTTTCGCTTCTTCCGAGAACAAGTTGATGAAGGGTATCTCTGCAACCGTTTCATGATTGGTTTGAGGGATGAAATTGAGGAGTCCGTCAGACCTTTGGGAGTCAGAGTCTTTCAACAACTGGTTGAGAAGTCTCGCGAGGTTGAGGTCATGAAGAATCGTCGAGGGAACCGACAGGAAAGTGGAGGGCCAATCAGGTCTGGTCAGAAACAAGCTGGGAAGACTGAAAAGGGTAGGGCTGGtcagaagaagccttatcagaaTGCAACTGGTAGGACATCATCTACCAAAGTCGGAGCAAAAACTCCGAGAGAAGATGTTACTTGTTTCAAGTGTAATGAGaaagggcactatgccaatgaatGTGGGAAAGAGATTACTTGCTGGAAGTGCCAGAAGACGGGGCACATCTCGACAAACTGTCCTGATGCGCCAAAAGCTGAACCTGTGTTGAATACGGCAAGGGGGAGACGTCCAGTTGCTAAGGGACGTGTCTTTGCTGTTACTGGCAAGCAAGCTGAGGGTGTTGAAGATCTTATTCAGG GGTTCACCGGCGTTCGTGAACTCTatcgtggcggaagcaagaaacGATAG